In a genomic window of Styela clava chromosome 11, kaStyClav1.hap1.2, whole genome shotgun sequence:
- the LOC120334300 gene encoding uncharacterized protein LOC120334300 isoform X5, which produces MKLRKKVDVGNDISRKEETSSKKVSNKRRAKPNFNKKKDSKNSEGSGPSPTSLNCFLAGLLWILKIFRLAKKNKVPVQENETGSDYHPCLESAVTKLMGENQQPHPSAGTVTTSNETVTSGTVSQMPKETNHDEYSSLESLLCADSQSSEACAFDAELKELIAKMNYRQTSFHTWASYPNLCQGVMELHIAKSSYFKASVSCPNLKYVFGTLDGIMKSRLHVSASCSDLLNQKVESEILQLARRSLSASCPSLIRLETERKIPSQLPSLPDLCGFSSQKDNVDTPMLALNNIDANTPAFQSATRIVTSQLVLDGEFGKTTSKYVSVLGSSSSVLIAAKSCLKMSVSLPNLFHQNEVLVKMESSLYISVSCPDLRKQSNEIAITKLSASPISASAKQSDHLDFEMSMPARHSSPRMIDFKEGESQNMEHCLTAPDLYVTGGQPRESKSPLSHALVEKIDENQFVPRKEDTNFLVDQAFILSESSLVIEKKELQVREFAFRTSVSYPNLLQAGVQINDGKLLHPRSTPSSPDLFYLSPSSIDREFSQLHISACLLDLIKRLKLPQHLNQPPATSSVLSDSGEQTQNLDLIHAESRETKEDPNIAIPKLDLSKVYDGEGDKTSSSHDPVTGPCTVVTHFRNTESVNIPSSLPNLSQIPEIAKNEELQIKSSLPYLLHAEEISEQQPTCKRSASWPQLDPVKSVRNLCVPKLDLSLLDSEEEPVIRGRMTMAGIRSSSSWPQLHPVKSVRNLCVPKLDLSQLDSEEEPPIRSRMAMTFTRKPANKYIQILRSANSLPDIPHGAAEVRTLKKSQLKKYPSSPNLKALVPQRFTGPSKPFDVHVLHSLQQRPKSAGSSSVPGYIQEPSKMHSKTIHFPVSIGDYQMTKPRNENENFQCRPSWAYGKYPREFKPELAIFSNLGINDKEQVNSSEDESSEFNTEPEYYPYRQTLSPILEESEEDMQNIPPTPTPGSFPIQVKSVNEIVASDLATKISAIIAHSVTSICYEANSVGSCMDEVERMPESTKINKTISDTSVESAAEDISTSPSHTPVVDRTTLSDEQHLDVGDVQTKAATTSIKDVTEKKLTSSIHSPENVAITNELTKKEKLGQEDEVQSKNTDLSFGDQEKHTNDKDQSMKLKPIIACEPEHVIKITKAVEMGSHVGDVEASPKSTKIIKTASITIDGTMEENPTFPNQMPVVNDKKKKSDEKGDGNGDFDRTGKILEQHIQKKNEDKMSVIDPIPFQELDSHLPQSNKSFIEKATQTSDLEAEKFSSKFTKKQKKKVEVSKGNTESDQKVQKKVRAALLTTSSKSSTKFESKKDNVKTTKSTKKDQEPRKKSDGKMRAINSIPRKTLKTNLPASHKSLTNKGSQMNDMGAAKLKKQVKGKKDKVPKGNIKSGQKIPKFERKFGFMVQKFPLRQRVSLLPSSTKKTTKMKTQMDDGKTAKTTKKVLKNFLKKRKGKALKEIITNSKNKKGKGKDGLMNSKPVPVPSEPNLATSNTNEDEIGSHMGDVEKSSSCTKIIKVREIQTDKQKSRLMDKISTKAHASRLSTSTKKESQMDGLKTVKSTKKVKNRTEFTKSQKSNEKMDSRKEENKLEKINNRHQMPRPNYGNRRKEVKTSTKHEDEDEEEIREEIEIDCCTNDVILRLRNFPFAPIRRNSMKNKQGAMAEKEGMHSNEEWYFRRGKNKWAHHEPEKQKPSPGMPVIKRYKDKFNNRMQITEQDYGSRDEAMMPKEDEENEEDEEIMEEIEIDCSANEESPPLWDFSLTALEKTKPKRQKATFEPYVTKLPRLNRKLDFYKRNWTNGHYGISSNLETRLGMPVKRQKGKPFVNRMEFLPRQIPYFGNKRKADKLKEQSEDGGYKYKPPWNFSTDVNVD; this is translated from the exons G GATTCAAAGAACTCCGAGGGTTCGGGACCTTCGCCCACATCCTTAAACTGCTTCCTTGCAGGATtgttatggatcctgaaaattTTTCGACTGGCAAAAAAGAAtaag GTTCCAGTCCAAGAAAATGAAACTGGATCTGATTACCATCCTTGTTTGGAGAGTGCAGTCACCAAGTTGATGGGCGAAAACCAACAGCCTCATCCGTCTGCAGGCACAGTTACAACTTCAAATGAGACTGTTACTTCCGGCACTGTCTCACAG ATGCCAAAAGAAACAAATCATGACGAATATAGTTCGTTAGAAAGTCTTCTGTGCGCTGATTCACAATCTTCTGAGGCCTGTGCCTTCGACGCCGAATTAAAAGAACTTATTGCCAAAATGAATTATCGCCAAACATCATTTCACACTTGGGCATCATATCCAAATCTATGCCAAGGAGTTATGGAACTGCACATCGCGAAATCATCATATTTCAAAGCATCCGTCTCTTGTCCGAATCTGAAATATGTATTCGGTACATTGGATGGCATAATGAAATCGCGTTTGCATGTTTCTGCGTCGTGCTCAGATCTGTTGAATCAAAAggtggaatcggaaattttgcAGTTGGCTAGACGATCACTTTCTGCTTCATGCCCGAGTTTGATTCGCCTAGAGACGGAAAGGAAAATACCATCACAGCTGCCATCTTTGCCTGATTTATGCGGTTTCAGCAGTCAAAAGGACAATGTTGATACCCCAATGCTCGCGCTTAATAATATCGACGCGAATACACCTGCTTTCCAGTCCGCCACAAGAATTGTAACGAGCCAGTTAGTTCTTGATGGAGAATTTGGGAAAACAACATCGAAGTACGTCTCCGTACTTGGATCGAGTTCATCTGTACTGATCGCCGCAAAATCTTGTTTGAAGATGTCTGTTTCATTACCTAATttatttcaccaaaatgaagTACTGGTGAAAATGGAATCGAGTTTGTACATTTCTGTATCCTGTCCAGACTTGAGAAAGCAATCTAATGAAATTGCAATTACAAAATTATCTGCTTCTCCCATTTCTGCCTCCGCCAAACAATCAGATCATTTAGACTTTGAAATGTCAATGCCAGCAAGACATTCATCTCCACGAATGATCGATTTCAAAGAGGGAGAATCCCAGAACATGGAACATTGCCTTACAGCACCGGATCTTTATGTAACAGGTGGACAACCGCGCGAATCAAAGTCGCCATTATCGCATGCTCTagttgaaaaaattgatgaaaatcaaTTTGTCCCCAGAAAGGAAGACACAAATTTTCTCGTTGATCAAGCATTCATTTTGTCTGAATCAAGTCTGGTAATTGAGAAAAAAGAATTACAAGTCCGCGAATTCGCATTTCGTACTAGTGTGTCGTATCCAAATTTACTTCAAGCAGGAGTGCAAATAAATGATGGGAAATTATTACATCCGAGATCTACACCCTCCAGCCCTGATCTATTTTACCTGAGTCCGAGTTCAATTGATAGGGAATTCTCACAATTGCATATTTCTGCTtgtttgttagatttgatcaaGCGATTGAAATTGCCACAACATTTGAACCAGCCACCTGCTACAAGTTCGGTTTTATCCGATTCAGGCGAACAAACCCAAAATCTTGATTTAATACACGCCGAATCGAGGGAAACAAAAGAAGATCCGAATATTGCTATTCCGAAACTGGACTTGAGCAAAGTATATGATGGAGAAGGAGATAAAACATCTTCTTCTCACGATCCAGTTACTGGGCCATGTACAGTCGTTACCCATTTTCGGAACACAGAATCTGTGAACATACCATCATCTCTTCCAAATTTATCTCAGATTCCTGAGATAGCAAAGAACGAGgaattacaaataaaatcttCTCTTCCCTACTTGCTCCATGCTGAAGAAATCAGCGAACAACAACCGACATGTAAACGTAGTGCGTCATGGCCACAGCTAGATCCGGTCAAATCAGTTAGAAATCTCTGTGTTCCAAAACTTGACCTGAGTCTGCTAGACTCGGAAGAAGAACCTGTCATCAGAGGAAGGATGACAATGGCAGGGATACGTAGTTCGTCGTCATGGCCACAGCTACATCCGGTCAAATCAGTTAGAAACCTTTGTGTTCCGAAACTCGACCTGAGTCAGCTAGACTCAGAAGAAGAACCTCCCATCAGATCAAGAATGGCAATGACATTTACCAGGAAACctgcaaataaatatattcaaattctaCGTTCAGCTAATTCTCTCCCCGACATTCCTCATGGTGCAGCTGAAGTGAGaacattaaaaaaatcacagctCAAAAAATACCCTTCTTCGCCAAATTTAAAGGCATTAGTACCTCAAAGATTTACTGGACCATCAAAACCTTTTGACGTGCATGTACTTCATTCTCTCCAACAAAGACCTAAGAGCGCAGGTTCTTCATCTGTACCTGGTTATATACAAGAGCCATCTAAAATGCACTCAAAAACAATACATTTTCCCGTTTCGATTGGCGATTACCAAATGACAAAACCtcgaaatgaaaatgaaaacttCCAATGTAGGCCCTCATGGGCGTACGGCAAATATCCACGTGAATTTAAACCGGAATTAGCAATTTTTTCTAATCTTGGTATCAACGATAAAGAACAAGTGAACTCATCGGAAGACGAGTCTTCTGAATTTAATACGGAACCGGAATATTATCCATACCGTCAAACACTTTCACCCATCCTGGAGGAATCGGAAGAAGATATGCAAAACATACCACCTACACCAACACCCGGTTCCTTTCCAATTCAAGTAAAGAGTGTAAATGAAATAGTTGCATCAGATTTAGCTACTAAAATTTCTGCAATTATTGCTCACTCAGTAACTTCAATCTGTTACGAAGCAAATTCGGTGGGATCTTGCATGGACGAGGTGGAAAGAATGCCGGAGTCAACAAAAATCAATAAG ACTATATCTGACACTTCTGTCGAAAGTGCTGCTGAAGATATTTCAACGTCTCCGAGCCATACACCAGTAGTGGACAGGACGACTTTGTCAGATGAACAACATCTTGATGTAGGAGATGTGCAAACAAAG GCGGCAACCACTTCCATCAAAGATGTTACTGAAAAAAAGTTGACATCTTCAATCCATTCACCGGAAAACGTTGCAATAACTAATGAATTGACAAAAAAGGAAAAACTTGGTCAGGAAGACGAAGTTCAATCTAAAAACACCGATCTCTCCTTTGGG GATCAAGAAAAACACACAAATGACAAAGACCAATCAATGAAATTGAAGCCAATCATAGCATGCGAACCAGAACACGTAATTAAAATTACAAAAGCAGTTGAGATGGGTTCACATGTGGGCGATGTGGAAGCATCACCGAAATCCACGAAAATCATCAAG acTGCATCTATTACTATTGACGGCACCATGGAGGAAAACCCTACATTTCCAAATCAAATGCCAGTagtaaatgacaaaaaaaagaaGTCCGATGAAAAAGGGGACGGAAACGGAGACTTTGATCGGACAGGAAAAATCCTG GAACAACATATTCAGAAGAAGAACGAGGACAAGATGAGTGTAATCGATCCTATTCCGTTCCAAGAACTCGATTCTCATCTACCACAATCAAACAAAAGTTTCATCGAGAAGGCAACTCAGACGAGCGATTTAGAGGCAGAGAAGTTTTCTTCGAAATTCACAAAG AAGCAAAAAAAGAAAGTTGAAGTGTCGAAAGGAAATACAGAATCA GATCAAAAAGTTCAGAAAAAAGTACGCGCTGCACTTCTTACGACATCGAGCAAAAGTTCGACAAAGTTTGAATCGAAGAAGGACAATGTAAAAACAACGAAGTCCACAAAAAAG GATCAAGAACCTCGGAAGAAAAGTGATGGCAAGATGCGTGCAATAAATTCTATTCCGCGCAAAACACTCAAAACAAATCTTCCAGCATCGCACAAAAGTTTAACTAACAAGGGATCGCAAATGAACGATATGGGGGCAGCGAAGTTAAAA AAGCAAGTGAAGGGGAAGAAAGATAAAGTACCGaaaggaaatataaaatca GGTCAAAAAATACCGAAATTTGAACGCAAGTTTGGTTTCATGGTCCAAAAATTTCCACTCCGACAACGCGTTTCCCTTCTTCCAAGTTCAACCAAGAAAACAACTAAAATGAAAACACAAATGGACGATGGGAAAACAGCGAAGACCACAAAAAAG gTGTTAAAAAACTTTCTCAAGAAGAGGAAAGGTAAAGCACTCAAAGAGATTATAACAAAT tccaagaataaaaaaggaAAAGGCAAAGACGGTTTAATGAACTCGAAACCAGTCCCAGTTCCCAGCGAACCTAATCTTGCAACTTCTAATACCAATGAAGATGAGATCGGTTCACACATGGGCGATGTAGAAAAATCTTCGAGTTGCACGAAAATCATCAAG GTTCGAGAAATTCAGACAGATAAACAAAAGTCCCGTTTGATGGATAAAATCTCAACCAAAGCACATGCTTCACGACTTTCAACTTCGACTAAGAAGGAATCACAGATGGACGGTTTGAAGACAGTGAAGTCCacaaaaaag GTGAAAAATCGAACCGAATTCACAAAATCACAGAAGTCAAATGAAAAAATGGATTCCCGCAAAGAAGAAAATAAATTGG AAAAAATCAACAATCGCCATCAAATGCCGAGACCGAATTACGGCAATCGGCGAAAAGAAGTCAAAACTTCAACAAAACATGAggatgaagatgaagaagaaaTAAGGGAGGAAATTGAAATTG attgtTGCACAAACGATGTAATTCTTCGACTTCGGAATTTTCCTTTTGCTCCGATTAGAAGAAATTCAATGAAGAACAAACAAGGAGCTATGGCCGAG aaagaaGGAATGCACTCAAATGAGGAATGGTATTTTCGAAGAGGAAAAAATAAATGGG CGCACCACGAGCCTGAGAAACAAAAGCCAAGTCCTGGAATGCCAGTTATTAAGCGATATAAAG ACAAATTCAACAATCGCATGCAAATAACAGAACAGGACTACGGCAGTCGGGATGAAGCCATGATGCCAAAAGAGGACGAGGAAAATGAGGAAGATGAAGAAATAATGGAGGAAATAGAAATTG ACTGTTCCGCGAACGAGGAAAGCCCTCCACTTTGGGATTTTTCTCTTACTGCATTAGAAAAAACAAAACCAAAAAGGCAAAAAGCTACGTTCGAG CCATACGTGACAAAACTACCAAGATTAAACAGAAAATTGGATTTCTACAAAAGAAATTGGACAAACG GTCATTATGGAATAAGTTCCAACTTGGAGACGAGACTTGGCATGCCTGTCAAAAGACAGAAAG gaAAACCATTCGTCAATCGCATGGAATTTCTACCAAGACAAATCCCATACTTTGGCAACAAACGTAAGGCGGATAAGTTAAAGGAACAAAGTGAAGATG GCGGATACAAATATAAACCACCATGGAACTTTTCGACAGACGTGAACGTAGactaa
- the LOC120334300 gene encoding uncharacterized protein LOC120334300 isoform X2, whose product MKFKKKEKVGSDIPQREETSSEKVSRKKKPSKDKHKKDSKNSEGSGPSPTSLNCFLAGLLWILKIFRLAKKNKVPVQENETGSDYHPCLESAVTKLMGENQQPHPSAGTVTTSNETVTSGTVSQMPKETNHDEYSSLESLLCADSQSSEACAFDAELKELIAKMNYRQTSFHTWASYPNLCQGVMELHIAKSSYFKASVSCPNLKYVFGTLDGIMKSRLHVSASCSDLLNQKVESEILQLARRSLSASCPSLIRLETERKIPSQLPSLPDLCGFSSQKDNVDTPMLALNNIDANTPAFQSATRIVTSQLVLDGEFGKTTSKYVSVLGSSSSVLIAAKSCLKMSVSLPNLFHQNEVLVKMESSLYISVSCPDLRKQSNEIAITKLSASPISASAKQSDHLDFEMSMPARHSSPRMIDFKEGESQNMEHCLTAPDLYVTGGQPRESKSPLSHALVEKIDENQFVPRKEDTNFLVDQAFILSESSLVIEKKELQVREFAFRTSVSYPNLLQAGVQINDGKLLHPRSTPSSPDLFYLSPSSIDREFSQLHISACLLDLIKRLKLPQHLNQPPATSSVLSDSGEQTQNLDLIHAESRETKEDPNIAIPKLDLSKVYDGEGDKTSSSHDPVTGPCTVVTHFRNTESVNIPSSLPNLSQIPEIAKNEELQIKSSLPYLLHAEEISEQQPTCKRSASWPQLDPVKSVRNLCVPKLDLSLLDSEEEPVIRGRMTMAGIRSSSSWPQLHPVKSVRNLCVPKLDLSQLDSEEEPPIRSRMAMTFTRKPANKYIQILRSANSLPDIPHGAAEVRTLKKSQLKKYPSSPNLKALVPQRFTGPSKPFDVHVLHSLQQRPKSAGSSSVPGYIQEPSKMHSKTIHFPVSIGDYQMTKPRNENENFQCRPSWAYGKYPREFKPELAIFSNLGINDKEQVNSSEDESSEFNTEPEYYPYRQTLSPILEESEEDMQNIPPTPTPGSFPIQVKSVNEIVASDLATKISAIIAHSVTSICYEANSVGSCMDEVERMPESTKINKTISDTSVESAAEDISTSPSHTPVVDRTTLSDEQHLDVGDVQTKAATTSIKDVTEKKLTSSIHSPENVAITNELTKKEKLGQEDEVQSKNTDLSFGDQEKHTNDKDQSMKLKPIIACEPEHVIKITKAVEMGSHVGDVEASPKSTKIIKTASITIDGTMEENPTFPNQMPVVNDKKKKSDEKGDGNGDFDRTGKILEQHIQKKNEDKMSVIDPIPFQELDSHLPQSNKSFIEKATQTSDLEAEKFSSKFTKKQKKKVEVSKGNTESDQKVQKKVRAALLTTSSKSSTKFESKKDNVKTTKSTKKDQEPRKKSDGKMRAINSIPRKTLKTNLPASHKSLTNKGSQMNDMGAAKLKKQVKGKKDKVPKGNIKSGQKIPKFERKFGFMVQKFPLRQRVSLLPSSTKKTTKMKTQMDDGKTAKTTKKVLKNFLKKRKGKALKEIITNSKNKKGKGKDGLMNSKPVPVPSEPNLATSNTNEDEIGSHMGDVEKSSSCTKIIKVREIQTDKQKSRLMDKISTKAHASRLSTSTKKESQMDGLKTVKSTKKVKNRTEFTKSQKSNEKMDSRKEENKLVYHKPDKGKSNSGIPVGPYKEKINNRHQMPRPNYGNRRKEVKTSTKHEDEDEEEIREEIEIDCCTNDVILRLRNFPFAPIRRNSMKNKQGAMAEKEGMHSNEEWYFRRGKNKWAHHEPEKQKPSPGMPVIKRYKDKFNNRMQITEQDYGSRDEAMMPKEDEENEEDEEIMEEIEIDCSANEESPPLWDFSLTALEKTKPKRQKATFEPYVTKLPRLNRKLDFYKRNWTNGHYGISSNLETRLGMPVKRQKGKPFVNRMEFLPRQIPYFGNKRKADKLKEQSEDGGYKYKPPWNFSTDVNVD is encoded by the exons GATTCAAAGAACTCCGAGGGTTCGGGACCTTCGCCCACATCCTTAAACTGCTTCCTTGCAGGATtgttatggatcctgaaaattTTTCGACTGGCAAAAAAGAAtaag GTTCCAGTCCAAGAAAATGAAACTGGATCTGATTACCATCCTTGTTTGGAGAGTGCAGTCACCAAGTTGATGGGCGAAAACCAACAGCCTCATCCGTCTGCAGGCACAGTTACAACTTCAAATGAGACTGTTACTTCCGGCACTGTCTCACAG ATGCCAAAAGAAACAAATCATGACGAATATAGTTCGTTAGAAAGTCTTCTGTGCGCTGATTCACAATCTTCTGAGGCCTGTGCCTTCGACGCCGAATTAAAAGAACTTATTGCCAAAATGAATTATCGCCAAACATCATTTCACACTTGGGCATCATATCCAAATCTATGCCAAGGAGTTATGGAACTGCACATCGCGAAATCATCATATTTCAAAGCATCCGTCTCTTGTCCGAATCTGAAATATGTATTCGGTACATTGGATGGCATAATGAAATCGCGTTTGCATGTTTCTGCGTCGTGCTCAGATCTGTTGAATCAAAAggtggaatcggaaattttgcAGTTGGCTAGACGATCACTTTCTGCTTCATGCCCGAGTTTGATTCGCCTAGAGACGGAAAGGAAAATACCATCACAGCTGCCATCTTTGCCTGATTTATGCGGTTTCAGCAGTCAAAAGGACAATGTTGATACCCCAATGCTCGCGCTTAATAATATCGACGCGAATACACCTGCTTTCCAGTCCGCCACAAGAATTGTAACGAGCCAGTTAGTTCTTGATGGAGAATTTGGGAAAACAACATCGAAGTACGTCTCCGTACTTGGATCGAGTTCATCTGTACTGATCGCCGCAAAATCTTGTTTGAAGATGTCTGTTTCATTACCTAATttatttcaccaaaatgaagTACTGGTGAAAATGGAATCGAGTTTGTACATTTCTGTATCCTGTCCAGACTTGAGAAAGCAATCTAATGAAATTGCAATTACAAAATTATCTGCTTCTCCCATTTCTGCCTCCGCCAAACAATCAGATCATTTAGACTTTGAAATGTCAATGCCAGCAAGACATTCATCTCCACGAATGATCGATTTCAAAGAGGGAGAATCCCAGAACATGGAACATTGCCTTACAGCACCGGATCTTTATGTAACAGGTGGACAACCGCGCGAATCAAAGTCGCCATTATCGCATGCTCTagttgaaaaaattgatgaaaatcaaTTTGTCCCCAGAAAGGAAGACACAAATTTTCTCGTTGATCAAGCATTCATTTTGTCTGAATCAAGTCTGGTAATTGAGAAAAAAGAATTACAAGTCCGCGAATTCGCATTTCGTACTAGTGTGTCGTATCCAAATTTACTTCAAGCAGGAGTGCAAATAAATGATGGGAAATTATTACATCCGAGATCTACACCCTCCAGCCCTGATCTATTTTACCTGAGTCCGAGTTCAATTGATAGGGAATTCTCACAATTGCATATTTCTGCTtgtttgttagatttgatcaaGCGATTGAAATTGCCACAACATTTGAACCAGCCACCTGCTACAAGTTCGGTTTTATCCGATTCAGGCGAACAAACCCAAAATCTTGATTTAATACACGCCGAATCGAGGGAAACAAAAGAAGATCCGAATATTGCTATTCCGAAACTGGACTTGAGCAAAGTATATGATGGAGAAGGAGATAAAACATCTTCTTCTCACGATCCAGTTACTGGGCCATGTACAGTCGTTACCCATTTTCGGAACACAGAATCTGTGAACATACCATCATCTCTTCCAAATTTATCTCAGATTCCTGAGATAGCAAAGAACGAGgaattacaaataaaatcttCTCTTCCCTACTTGCTCCATGCTGAAGAAATCAGCGAACAACAACCGACATGTAAACGTAGTGCGTCATGGCCACAGCTAGATCCGGTCAAATCAGTTAGAAATCTCTGTGTTCCAAAACTTGACCTGAGTCTGCTAGACTCGGAAGAAGAACCTGTCATCAGAGGAAGGATGACAATGGCAGGGATACGTAGTTCGTCGTCATGGCCACAGCTACATCCGGTCAAATCAGTTAGAAACCTTTGTGTTCCGAAACTCGACCTGAGTCAGCTAGACTCAGAAGAAGAACCTCCCATCAGATCAAGAATGGCAATGACATTTACCAGGAAACctgcaaataaatatattcaaattctaCGTTCAGCTAATTCTCTCCCCGACATTCCTCATGGTGCAGCTGAAGTGAGaacattaaaaaaatcacagctCAAAAAATACCCTTCTTCGCCAAATTTAAAGGCATTAGTACCTCAAAGATTTACTGGACCATCAAAACCTTTTGACGTGCATGTACTTCATTCTCTCCAACAAAGACCTAAGAGCGCAGGTTCTTCATCTGTACCTGGTTATATACAAGAGCCATCTAAAATGCACTCAAAAACAATACATTTTCCCGTTTCGATTGGCGATTACCAAATGACAAAACCtcgaaatgaaaatgaaaacttCCAATGTAGGCCCTCATGGGCGTACGGCAAATATCCACGTGAATTTAAACCGGAATTAGCAATTTTTTCTAATCTTGGTATCAACGATAAAGAACAAGTGAACTCATCGGAAGACGAGTCTTCTGAATTTAATACGGAACCGGAATATTATCCATACCGTCAAACACTTTCACCCATCCTGGAGGAATCGGAAGAAGATATGCAAAACATACCACCTACACCAACACCCGGTTCCTTTCCAATTCAAGTAAAGAGTGTAAATGAAATAGTTGCATCAGATTTAGCTACTAAAATTTCTGCAATTATTGCTCACTCAGTAACTTCAATCTGTTACGAAGCAAATTCGGTGGGATCTTGCATGGACGAGGTGGAAAGAATGCCGGAGTCAACAAAAATCAATAAG ACTATATCTGACACTTCTGTCGAAAGTGCTGCTGAAGATATTTCAACGTCTCCGAGCCATACACCAGTAGTGGACAGGACGACTTTGTCAGATGAACAACATCTTGATGTAGGAGATGTGCAAACAAAG GCGGCAACCACTTCCATCAAAGATGTTACTGAAAAAAAGTTGACATCTTCAATCCATTCACCGGAAAACGTTGCAATAACTAATGAATTGACAAAAAAGGAAAAACTTGGTCAGGAAGACGAAGTTCAATCTAAAAACACCGATCTCTCCTTTGGG GATCAAGAAAAACACACAAATGACAAAGACCAATCAATGAAATTGAAGCCAATCATAGCATGCGAACCAGAACACGTAATTAAAATTACAAAAGCAGTTGAGATGGGTTCACATGTGGGCGATGTGGAAGCATCACCGAAATCCACGAAAATCATCAAG acTGCATCTATTACTATTGACGGCACCATGGAGGAAAACCCTACATTTCCAAATCAAATGCCAGTagtaaatgacaaaaaaaagaaGTCCGATGAAAAAGGGGACGGAAACGGAGACTTTGATCGGACAGGAAAAATCCTG GAACAACATATTCAGAAGAAGAACGAGGACAAGATGAGTGTAATCGATCCTATTCCGTTCCAAGAACTCGATTCTCATCTACCACAATCAAACAAAAGTTTCATCGAGAAGGCAACTCAGACGAGCGATTTAGAGGCAGAGAAGTTTTCTTCGAAATTCACAAAG AAGCAAAAAAAGAAAGTTGAAGTGTCGAAAGGAAATACAGAATCA GATCAAAAAGTTCAGAAAAAAGTACGCGCTGCACTTCTTACGACATCGAGCAAAAGTTCGACAAAGTTTGAATCGAAGAAGGACAATGTAAAAACAACGAAGTCCACAAAAAAG GATCAAGAACCTCGGAAGAAAAGTGATGGCAAGATGCGTGCAATAAATTCTATTCCGCGCAAAACACTCAAAACAAATCTTCCAGCATCGCACAAAAGTTTAACTAACAAGGGATCGCAAATGAACGATATGGGGGCAGCGAAGTTAAAA AAGCAAGTGAAGGGGAAGAAAGATAAAGTACCGaaaggaaatataaaatca GGTCAAAAAATACCGAAATTTGAACGCAAGTTTGGTTTCATGGTCCAAAAATTTCCACTCCGACAACGCGTTTCCCTTCTTCCAAGTTCAACCAAGAAAACAACTAAAATGAAAACACAAATGGACGATGGGAAAACAGCGAAGACCACAAAAAAG gTGTTAAAAAACTTTCTCAAGAAGAGGAAAGGTAAAGCACTCAAAGAGATTATAACAAAT tccaagaataaaaaaggaAAAGGCAAAGACGGTTTAATGAACTCGAAACCAGTCCCAGTTCCCAGCGAACCTAATCTTGCAACTTCTAATACCAATGAAGATGAGATCGGTTCACACATGGGCGATGTAGAAAAATCTTCGAGTTGCACGAAAATCATCAAG GTTCGAGAAATTCAGACAGATAAACAAAAGTCCCGTTTGATGGATAAAATCTCAACCAAAGCACATGCTTCACGACTTTCAACTTCGACTAAGAAGGAATCACAGATGGACGGTTTGAAGACAGTGAAGTCCacaaaaaag GTGAAAAATCGAACCGAATTCACAAAATCACAGAAGTCAAATGAAAAAATGGATTCCCGCAAAGAAGAAAATAAATTGG TATACCATAAACCAGACAAAGGAAAATCAAATTCTGGAATACCAGTTGGGCCATATAAAG AAAAAATCAACAATCGCCATCAAATGCCGAGACCGAATTACGGCAATCGGCGAAAAGAAGTCAAAACTTCAACAAAACATGAggatgaagatgaagaagaaaTAAGGGAGGAAATTGAAATTG attgtTGCACAAACGATGTAATTCTTCGACTTCGGAATTTTCCTTTTGCTCCGATTAGAAGAAATTCAATGAAGAACAAACAAGGAGCTATGGCCGAG aaagaaGGAATGCACTCAAATGAGGAATGGTATTTTCGAAGAGGAAAAAATAAATGGG CGCACCACGAGCCTGAGAAACAAAAGCCAAGTCCTGGAATGCCAGTTATTAAGCGATATAAAG ACAAATTCAACAATCGCATGCAAATAACAGAACAGGACTACGGCAGTCGGGATGAAGCCATGATGCCAAAAGAGGACGAGGAAAATGAGGAAGATGAAGAAATAATGGAGGAAATAGAAATTG ACTGTTCCGCGAACGAGGAAAGCCCTCCACTTTGGGATTTTTCTCTTACTGCATTAGAAAAAACAAAACCAAAAAGGCAAAAAGCTACGTTCGAG CCATACGTGACAAAACTACCAAGATTAAACAGAAAATTGGATTTCTACAAAAGAAATTGGACAAACG GTCATTATGGAATAAGTTCCAACTTGGAGACGAGACTTGGCATGCCTGTCAAAAGACAGAAAG gaAAACCATTCGTCAATCGCATGGAATTTCTACCAAGACAAATCCCATACTTTGGCAACAAACGTAAGGCGGATAAGTTAAAGGAACAAAGTGAAGATG GCGGATACAAATATAAACCACCATGGAACTTTTCGACAGACGTGAACGTAGactaa